A genome region from Glycine max cultivar Williams 82 chromosome 5, Glycine_max_v4.0, whole genome shotgun sequence includes the following:
- the DXR1 gene encoding 1-deoxy-D-xylulose 5-phosphate reductoisomerase, chloroplastic-like — MMALNISSPAEVKSIFFADSFKSNCLTAKFSGGFAFKRKERRAASGGRVYCSVQATPPPPAWPGRAVPEQGRKTWDGPKPISIVGSTGSIGTQTLDIVAENPDKFKVVALAAGSNVTLLADQVKRFKPQLVAVRNESLIAELEEALHDVEEKPEIIPGEQGIIEVARHPDAVSVVTGIVGCAGLKPTVAAIEAGKDIALANKETLIAGGPFVLPLAQKHNVKILPADSEHSAIFQCIQGLPEGALRRVILTASGGAFRDWPVDKLKDVKVADALKHPNWNMGKKITVDSATLFNKGLEVIEAHYLFGADYDHIEIVIHPQSIIHSMIETQDSSVLAQLGWPDMRLPILYTLSWPDRIYCSEVTWPRLDLCKLGSLTFKTPDNVKYPSMNLAFSAGRAGGTMTGVLSAANEKAVEMFIDEKISYLDIFKVVELTCEKHQNELVSSPSLEEIIHYDLWARKYAASLQDSSSFTPILA; from the exons ATGATGGCTCTCAACATCTCTTCTCCAGCTGAAGTCAAGTCCATTTTTTTCGCTGATTCCTTCAAGTCTAACTGCCTCACAGCAAAATTCTCAG GTGGGTTTGCTTTTAAGAGAAAAGAGCGTAGAGCAGCATCTGGAGGACGGGTTTATTGCTCAGTGCAGgcaacaccaccaccaccagccTGGCCGGGACGAGCGGTTCCGGAACAAGGTCGCAAGACTTGGGATGGACCAAAACCCATTTCAATTGTGGGGAGTACTGGTTCAATTGGAACTCAG ACACTAGATATTGTGGCAGAGAATCCAGATAAGTTTAAAGTTGTGGCACTTGCAGCTGGTTCAAATGTTACTCTTCTTGCAGACCAG GTAAAAAGATTTAAGCCTCAACTTGTTGCTGTTAGAAATGAGTCCCTAATTGCTGAACTTGAAGAGGCCTTGCATGATGTTGAAGAAAAACCTGAGATCATCCCTGGAGAGCAGGGAATCATTGAG GTTGCtcgtcacccagatgcagttaGTGTAGTCACAGGAATAGTAGGCTGTGCAGGACTGAAG CCAACAGTTGCAGCGATAGAAGCAGGGAAAGACATAGCTTTGGCCAACAAAGAGACATTGATTGCTGGAGGTCCTTTTGTTCTTCCTCTTGCTCAGAAGCATAATGTAAAAATACTTCCAGCTGATTCAGAACATTCTGCCATCTTTCAG TGTATCCAGGGGTTGCCAGAGGGTGCACTTAGGAGAGTTATTTTAACTGCATCTGGAGGTGCTTTCAG GGATTGGCCAGTTGATAAACTGAAAGATGTTAAAGTTGCTGATGCATTAAAACATCCTAACTGGAATATGGGGAAAAAGATAACTGTGGACTCTGCTACCCTTTTTAATAag GGTCTAGAAGTAATTGAAGCACATTACTTGTTTGGAGCTGACTACGATCATATTGAGATTGTCATTCATCCACAATCAATCATACATTCAATGATTGAAACACAG gattcatctgttcttgcacaaTTGGGGTGGCCTGATATGCGTTTGCCAATCCTCTATACATTATCATGGCCTGACAGGATTTATTGTTCTGAAGTCACTTGGCCACGCCTTGATCTTTGCAA GCTTGGTTCACTTACATTTAAAACTCCAGATAATGTAAAGTATCCATCCATGAATCTTGCATTTTCTGCTGGCCGTGCTGGAGGCACAATGACAGGAGTTCTTAGTGCAGCAAATGAAAAAGCTGTAGAGATGTTTATTGATGAAAA GATTAGCTATTTGGATATATTCAAAGTTGTGGAGCTAACATGTGAGAAGCATCAAAATGAATTGGTATCCTCTCCTTCCCTTGAGGAAATTATTCACTATGACCTGTGGGCGCGAAAATATGCTGCTAGTCTGCAAGACTCTTCCAGCTTCACTCCTATTCTTGCATGA
- the LOC102660698 gene encoding uncharacterized protein: MMQTEPSSPSFSAHSSFPVLIPSHRRVNEQNDDVDVSDDFEFSSVSRHTDSSPVSADDIFFNGQIIPIYPPFHQNDAFVADASVTTQTAPLGARRRRLPLRTLMFEEEERETVNIDSSNELHGVAEGTYCVWTPPCKKTTASSTKRWKIRDLLLPRRHSKVAPKHSSAAVNGGAIAKLVGFFTNANGLARNLQPFSS, encoded by the coding sequence ATGATGCAGACAGAGCCATCTTCTCCAAGTTTCAGCGCCCACTCTTCCTTCCCCGTCCTTATTCCCTCACATCGCCGCGTAAACGAACAAAACGACGACGTTGACGTTAGCGATGACTTCGAGTTCTCCTCCGTTTCCAGACACACCGACTCCTCTCCTGTCTCCGCCGACGACATTTTCTTCAACGGCCAGATCATACCTATCTACCCTCCCTTCCACCAAAACGACGCCTTCGTCGCTGACGCTTCCGTTACCACCCAAACGGCACCGCTCGGGGCTCGCCGTCGTCGTTTACCTCTCAGGACGCTGATGTTCGAGGAGGAGGAGCGAGAGACGGTAAACATCGACAGCAGCAACGAGCTCCACGGCGTGGCTGAGGGAACCTACTGCGTGTGGACCCCACCATGCAAGAAGACAACCGCCTCGTCCACCAAGCGCTGGAAGATTCGAGATCTTCTGCTGCCTCGGAGACATAGCAAGGTCGCGCCTAAGCATTCCTCCGCCGCCGTCAACGGTGGCGCCATCGCCAAATTGGTTGGGTTTTTCACTAACGCCAATGGACTTGCTCGGAATTTGCAACCATTTTCAAGTTAG